The DNA sequence GGAGATTCTCTTCCGCGCGTATGGCTCGGTCCTGTGCCTTCAGTGCGAAGACCCGGGCAAACAGCGTGGTCAGTATCATGCTGAGATTCATCACCAGGATCAGCGCCGCACTGTACAGGCGTTGGTGATCACCCATCGACTTCCAAAGATTCACGCACGATCCAATCAGCGTGAGCAGCAGCAGCCCGAAAAGCACGAAGTGGTACAACGGCACGTACTGCGCATGTTTGGCGTAGCTCTGTTCCTGCAAGATGGCATCTCCTCTTTCCACGGTTGATCTCCAGGATCGCACGGCGCGACTTGCCTAGTGCTTGGCTGCCTTCTTGCTGTGCATGCGCTGCTTGATGTCGGGCCAGAATTCCTTCAACACGTTCGAGATGGCATCCGTCCCGATCTGCAAGGCCAGCTTCGAGAAGTTCGACGAATAGTCGCGGCTTTCCGGATAGTACAAGTTGGAGATAGCCACCGAGGCGCCGTTGCCGAGGAGCTCCGAGAAGTTGAACCGGCTGCCGCCGGCGTCGGTCTTCGTGACCACCACGCGAGTCACCGCGTAGAAGAATCTCTGCTTCCCGGTCTTCCCATTCTGGCCCTGCATGAAGTATCGCGGGTCTTCCTTGAACAGGCTGGGAAACGCCGCCTCGGTCATGAAGTTGCCGATGATGGTGTCGCCCAGGGACCGGACATACCGGTTGCCGAATCCCTTGGCACCCTGACCGAAGGACGGATTCGAGTTCTGCAGGTGGGCCAGGCCAGCATAAAAGCCAGCCAACAGGAATACCGGCTTGTCGAAGGAGTCCTTCGCCCCGATAACGAACTTTTGCTTCGTCGTGATGGGCTCAAACGGGGCGTTGCCGTCCGCCACGCGGTAGTTGGGCAAAACGCCGAACGCGCGCTTGTCGATCTCAGCGGCCGGTGCGGCGGGCGCCTCGGCCGGTGCGTTGTTCTCCTGCGCCCGCGCCGTCACGCACATCGCCACGGTGAATATACACAATGCTGCTGTCTTGCGAATAAAGACCATTCCTATTCCTTGTATTCCCGGCGGATGTATCCGCGCCCAGCGCCCACTCCTGGCATCAGCAGGACTGCACGTGTGGGCGAACCCCTTGGTGCGACCGGTTACATACCGTATTGACCGTATCTTCCGATTTTCACCTGTAAACATAGGGATACCCGTCCGTTTCTTCCTTTGGATAGGCAGTCTTTTGGGGTTTGCATTGGCCTCCGGGCGTGCCACCATGAGAACAACCAGACGAGGAGGTGCTGAAAGATGCCGGCCTTCAAGTTCACCCTGAACGGCAAGGCGCAACGCATCGAGACTGAGGCGGACCGGCCGCTGCTCGAAGTGCTGCGCGAGGATCTGGGACTCATCGGAGTCCGCTACGGCTGCGGCGAAGGCCAGTGCCGCGCCTGTACGGTGCTGCTGGATGGAAAGCCCGTTCCGTCCTGCGTCACGCCGGTGCGGCTGGCGGAAGGCAAGTCCGTCCTGACCGTGGAGGGTCTCGCCGTGAACGGCAAGCTCCACCCCGTCCAGGAGGCGTTCCTCGAAGAAGGCGCTCTGCAGTGCGGCTACTGTACCTCCGGCATGATGCTCACCGCCGTGGCGCTGCTGAAGACGACACCGCAACCCACTGAGCAGCAGGTCGCGGAGGGCATGAACAACAACCTCTGCCGCTGCTGCTGCTACCCCAGCATCGTCACCGCCGTCCGGCTGGCTGCGAGGTTGACCACGCAAGGAGGCCACCATGCCGGATAACTGGATCGCCTCCGCCGAGCCGGAACGCTACGAACTGCGGGAACCGGTCCGCTACGAATTTCACTGCGACCGCCGGGTCTTCCTCCAATGTGCCGGCGCAGGCCTACTCATCAGTGTGTTTGCACGTACCCTCGAAGCCCAGCGCGGGGCGACGCCAGCTTCTACAGCGGGCCGCATCCACCTGGGCGAAGACGGCTTCGTGACTGTGCTGTCGGGCAAGGTGGAAGAAGGGCAGGGACCCCGGACCGAGTTCGCGGCCGCCACGGCGGAAGAACTGCGCCTGCCCGTCGACAAAGTCCGCGTGGTGCTCGCCGATACGCAACTGGTGCCGAACGATTGGCTCACCGCCGGCAGCCGCTCGACGCCCGTCACGGTTCCGTTGGTGCGCCGCGCCGCCGCTGAAGCCCGCGCTCTCCTGCTAGCCACGGCGGCCGAGCGCTGGAAGGTCGACGGATCCAAGCTCCAGATCCACGCCGGTATGGTGAAGAGCCCCGATGGCAAGCAGACGCTGGGCTATGCCGACCTGGCCAGATCCGGCGGCGATGCCGGCGGGAAGGTCCCGGAACTGACGCCGCCCGCAAGCTGGAAGACGCTGGGCCAACCGCTGGTGCGTGTGAATGCACGCGACATCATCACCGGCGCACACGCCTATCCCTCCGGGATCCGGCGGCCCGGCATGCTCCACGGCTGTGTACTACGTCCGCCTTCCTATGGCGCGACCTTGGATTCCGTCGACCTGAACGCCGCGAAGCAGATGCCCGGTGTCGTGGCCGTTCGCGACGGCGAGTTCATTGCCTGCGCCGCCCCCACCTCCTACGCCGCTCGCAAGGCCGTGGCCGCCCTGGCGGCCAATGCCAGGTGGCAGACCAAGCCGCAAATCTCCAGCGACGAGCTGTACACGCATCTGAAGAAGCCGGCCGGAGACCGTCAGCCGCAGGTGCAGGAGCACGGATCCGTGCAGGCTGGCCTGCAGCAGGCAAAGAAGAAGCTCAGCGCGTCCTACCAGATTCCCTACGTGGCGCATTCCCCGATGGAGCCCCGCACCGCTGTAGCGGAGTGGACGAATGGCAGCCTGACGGTCTGGACCGGCACCTCGAACCCCTTCGATGTGCGGGACGAACTGGCGCAGGCCTTCCACATCGACTCGTCGAAAGTGCGCGTCATCGTGCCGGACTTCGGCGGCGGCTTCGGCGGCAAGCATACCGGCGAAGCGGCGCTCGAAGCAGCACGTCTGGCCAAGGAGGCGGGCAAGCCGGTGTCGCTGCGCTGGACCCGTGCCGAAGAGTTCATGTGGGGCTACTTCCGCCCGGCCGGCGTGATCGACATCGAGGCCGGCCTTGACGAGAAGGGAACGTTGATCGGCTGGGATTTCACGAACTACAACTCCGGCCCATCGGCCATCGGGTCGCCGTACAGGCTGCCGAATAGCCGCACCCGGTTCGTCTACTCCGATCAACCCCTGCGCGCGGGTTCGTATCGTGGATTGGCGGCGACGGCCAACAACTTCGCTCGCGAGAGCTTCATGGATGAGCTCGCCACGGCGGCATCCATGGACCCGCTGGAGTTCCGCCTCGCCCACCTGGAGCCGGGCCGCCTGCGCGATGTGCTGGTGGCCGCGGCGGAGCGCTTCGGTTGGCAGAAGCGGTGCAAGGAATCGAAGCCGAACACCGGCATCGGGCTGGCCTGCGGTACGGAGAAGGGCTCTTACGTAGCGGCGTGCGCGGAGGTGGAACTCGACCGCGCGACCGGCGTCCCCCGCCTGGTCGAGATCTGCGAAGCCTTCGAGTGCGGCCCCGTGCTGAACCCCAAGAACCTGCGGCTGCAGGTGGAGGGGTGCATTCTGATGGGCCTCGGCGCGGCCCTGCGGGAAGAGATCCTGTTCGAGAACGGGCGGCTGAAGAACGGCAGCTTCGCCAAGTACCGCGTGCCACGCTTCAAAGACACGCCGAAGATCGACGTCCTACTCGTGGATCGCAAGGACCTGGAACCGGCCGGCGCGGGTGAGACGCCCATCATGGCTGTGGCTCCGGCGATGGCCAATGCGATCTTCGCGATCACCGGCGAGCGGCTCCATGCGCTGCCGCTGCGAGCCAAGGCGGGCAAAGCCGACAGCGGCTCAGCCTCTGTCCGTTGAGGCCGCGACTTCCTCTATAATTTGGATCTGGCCGGATTGGCTTACTCCCTCCACGTGGCAGGGGCCTTGGGATGCATAGGGGAAGGGGTACGCATGGCGATTCGAGTCGCTCTCCATCACAAGACCGTCTATCACTACGACCGCCTGGTCCGGTTGTCGCCGCAGATCATCCGCCTGCGGCCGGCTCCGCACTGCCGGACCACGGTGGAGAGCTATTCACTCAAGATCAGCCCGCGTGAGCACTTCATCAACTGGCAGCAGGACCCGCAGAGCAACTACCTGGCGCGCGTGGTCTTCCCGGAACCGGTGCGGCACTTTTCCATTGAAGTGGATGTGGTCGCGGATATGACCGTGATCAATCCCTTCGACTTCTTTCTGGAGCCGTCGGCCGAGCAGTTCCCCTTCGCCTACGAACCGTGGCTGGCCAAGGAGTTGACACCC is a window from the uncultured Paludibaculum sp. genome containing:
- a CDS encoding DUF6526 family protein; this encodes MERGDAILQEQSYAKHAQYVPLYHFVLFGLLLLTLIGSCVNLWKSMGDHQRLYSAALILVMNLSMILTTLFARVFALKAQDRAIRAEENLRHFVLTGKLLDPRLVPLQIVGLRFAPDAEFVELAQRAADKGMTQDEIKKAIKNWKADNYRV
- a CDS encoding (2Fe-2S)-binding protein; the protein is MPAFKFTLNGKAQRIETEADRPLLEVLREDLGLIGVRYGCGEGQCRACTVLLDGKPVPSCVTPVRLAEGKSVLTVEGLAVNGKLHPVQEAFLEEGALQCGYCTSGMMLTAVALLKTTPQPTEQQVAEGMNNNLCRCCCYPSIVTAVRLAARLTTQGGHHAG
- a CDS encoding molybdopterin cofactor-binding domain-containing protein, giving the protein MPDNWIASAEPERYELREPVRYEFHCDRRVFLQCAGAGLLISVFARTLEAQRGATPASTAGRIHLGEDGFVTVLSGKVEEGQGPRTEFAAATAEELRLPVDKVRVVLADTQLVPNDWLTAGSRSTPVTVPLVRRAAAEARALLLATAAERWKVDGSKLQIHAGMVKSPDGKQTLGYADLARSGGDAGGKVPELTPPASWKTLGQPLVRVNARDIITGAHAYPSGIRRPGMLHGCVLRPPSYGATLDSVDLNAAKQMPGVVAVRDGEFIACAAPTSYAARKAVAALAANARWQTKPQISSDELYTHLKKPAGDRQPQVQEHGSVQAGLQQAKKKLSASYQIPYVAHSPMEPRTAVAEWTNGSLTVWTGTSNPFDVRDELAQAFHIDSSKVRVIVPDFGGGFGGKHTGEAALEAARLAKEAGKPVSLRWTRAEEFMWGYFRPAGVIDIEAGLDEKGTLIGWDFTNYNSGPSAIGSPYRLPNSRTRFVYSDQPLRAGSYRGLAATANNFARESFMDELATAASMDPLEFRLAHLEPGRLRDVLVAAAERFGWQKRCKESKPNTGIGLACGTEKGSYVAACAEVELDRATGVPRLVEICEAFECGPVLNPKNLRLQVEGCILMGLGAALREEILFENGRLKNGSFAKYRVPRFKDTPKIDVLLVDRKDLEPAGAGETPIMAVAPAMANAIFAITGERLHALPLRAKAGKADSGSASVR